One Bacillus andreraoultii genomic region harbors:
- a CDS encoding four helix bundle protein — translation MNRIVEQEQESYRRKREQVSFNIIDVGAYLNELAEKGLVWALKGMTDLSEPEDFLIEKYLSIYRANQIYDNLEETFNIQTLNGQPIVYHHQTFHSKKSKQEDKTKKQQTQYLEVKDVKKFIGYQKAKELEEKIYELCKSFPSYEKRHIVNQIERSSTSIKDRIAIGEQRFIGEKFYQYSISVGSAKETSAWLQISLGQKYITQGQYDELDNLANQVVSILTKTLCHLRDNEGKGIDLPNPYTPDVKKFGAYQNALLLVGRIYEITRQREFWQERDLLYGIRSCATSTVANIAEGHQLYAPVKFRFFNHAIEALSGLESKLEAALAKEIISIYILKETIELMKGIRNILTKRMRNISDSR, via the coding sequence TTGAATAGAATAGTAGAACAAGAACAGGAATCGTATCGGAGAAAAAGGGAACAAGTTTCGTTTAACATTATTGACGTTGGAGCGTATCTAAATGAACTAGCTGAAAAGGGATTGGTATGGGCTTTAAAGGGGATGACGGATTTGTCGGAACCGGAGGACTTTCTAATAGAGAAGTATCTAAGTATTTACAGAGCCAATCAAATTTACGACAACCTCGAAGAAACCTTCAATATTCAAACCCTCAATGGACAGCCTATCGTTTATCATCATCAAACATTCCACTCAAAAAAATCTAAACAAGAAGATAAAACCAAAAAGCAACAAACACAATATCTGGAAGTAAAAGATGTGAAAAAATTTATTGGTTATCAGAAAGCGAAGGAACTGGAAGAAAAAATCTATGAGCTGTGCAAAAGTTTCCCATCTTATGAGAAGCGGCACATTGTCAATCAAATCGAGAGAAGTTCTACATCAATAAAAGACAGGATTGCAATCGGAGAACAGAGATTTATTGGAGAGAAATTTTACCAATATAGTATCAGCGTTGGCTCGGCAAAAGAAACATCTGCATGGTTACAAATTTCATTGGGACAAAAATATATTACACAAGGTCAATATGATGAGTTGGATAATTTGGCAAACCAAGTCGTGTCCATCTTAACCAAAACCTTGTGTCATTTAAGGGACAATGAAGGTAAGGGGATAGATTTGCCTAATCCTTATACCCCTGACGTTAAAAAATTTGGAGCTTATCAGAATGCCTTATTGCTAGTCGGAAGAATTTATGAGATTACAAGGCAACGAGAATTTTGGCAGGAGAGGGACCTTTTATACGGAATCCGGTCTTGTGCAACTTCGACGGTAGCCAATATAGCAGAGGGACATCAACTTTACGCTCCAGTAAAATTCAGGTTTTTTAATCATGCAATAGAAGCATTGAGTGGCCTCGAGAGTAAGTTGGAAGCAGCATTAGCCAAAGAGATTATTTCAATTTATATTCTTAAAGAAACCATAGAATTAATGAAAGGAATAAGAAATATTCTTACGAAGAGAATGAGAAATATAAGTGATAGTAGATAG
- a CDS encoding GTPase: MIQFDENEFEKSYEEEINKINEQLEKEILFAMVGDVNAGKSSTINRLIGDDVASVNPKPGETTLVKKYKYRDKIIFADTPGLDDINSQNSQETLNFYKEADIILFFLNAAGTVFSEGEKKSFENIKKFNKRIIIVLNKIDAAEDIPSLIKFVQDSINYDFKVVPISSKTGENIEMLRNTILDILKETGKDILFARQIKEKSSTANKWIIAAATSASAIGAAPLPGSDIIPLTGIQVSLMVKLAALYEKSLTKDRAKELAIATLTGNLGKSIFRQAIKVIPGAGSIAGAGIAGSMTLALGYGIKYVYENNIELDVDILKTLTKTFMKKEKVF; encoded by the coding sequence GTGATTCAATTTGATGAAAATGAATTCGAGAAAAGCTATGAGGAAGAAATAAATAAAATTAATGAGCAGCTTGAAAAGGAAATTTTATTTGCTATGGTTGGCGATGTAAATGCTGGTAAATCCTCAACAATTAATCGTTTAATAGGTGATGATGTAGCTTCTGTAAATCCAAAACCAGGTGAAACTACTTTAGTGAAAAAATATAAATATAGGGATAAAATTATCTTTGCTGATACCCCTGGATTGGATGATATAAATAGTCAAAATTCTCAGGAAACACTTAATTTCTATAAGGAAGCAGACATTATTCTATTTTTTCTCAATGCGGCAGGAACAGTCTTTTCGGAGGGAGAAAAAAAATCCTTTGAAAATATCAAAAAATTTAATAAGAGAATCATTATTGTCTTAAATAAAATTGATGCTGCTGAGGATATTCCAAGCCTTATAAAATTTGTACAGGATTCTATAAATTATGATTTTAAAGTTGTTCCAATCTCGTCCAAAACAGGTGAGAATATTGAAATGCTTAGAAACACTATATTAGACATTCTTAAAGAAACTGGAAAAGATATATTATTTGCCAGGCAAATTAAAGAAAAATCCTCAACTGCAAATAAATGGATAATAGCCGCTGCTACGTCAGCTTCTGCTATTGGTGCAGCACCTCTTCCTGGTTCTGATATTATCCCCTTAACGGGTATTCAAGTGAGCCTAATGGTAAAGTTAGCAGCTTTATATGAAAAATCCCTTACAAAAGACAGAGCTAAGGAATTGGCAATAGCAACGTTGACTGGGAACCTTGGAAAAAGCATTTTTAGGCAGGCTATAAAAGTTATTCCTGGTGCTGGCTCTATTGCAGGAGCAGGAATTGCGGGGAGCATGACACTTGCTTTAGGTTATGGAATAAAATATGTTTATGAAAATAACATAGAATTAGATGTAGATATTTTAAAAACTCTTACAAAAACTTTCATGAAAAAAGAAAAAGTTTTTTAA
- a CDS encoding tyrosine-type recombinase/integrase, translating to MIKNFIVKLESEGKSNLTIQAYQKDIEQFKIWLIDTIGYETETITETDIREYRQYLNLIRKLKVTSINRKIKSIVRFQRYLCEKGICQEVVQLKNVLQKNNIEWDYEVKVLEKQDQYRLKRTIEATGNKRDIMIYYLLFGTGIRCNELVSIHIDDLLITERNGKNNYSYVMIRSGKGNKMRKVNLNAKVVNAIKEYLLIRPKVPSNQLLIGQRGPLSRLAINKILEKYSKQAQLDFIVTPHMARHTFCTNILKEGKVDPKTLAILTGHSSIDTLYRFYINSNAEDKQNAVDNLYL from the coding sequence GTGATAAAAAATTTTATAGTAAAACTTGAGTCCGAAGGAAAAAGCAATTTGACAATTCAGGCGTATCAGAAAGACATTGAACAATTTAAAATATGGCTAATTGACACCATCGGTTATGAAACGGAAACCATTACGGAAACAGATATTCGAGAATATCGACAGTATCTAAATTTGATTAGAAAATTAAAAGTTACAAGTATCAACAGAAAAATAAAAAGCATTGTACGATTCCAACGATATTTATGTGAAAAAGGAATTTGCCAAGAAGTAGTACAACTGAAAAATGTTCTTCAAAAAAACAATATTGAGTGGGACTATGAGGTTAAAGTTCTTGAAAAACAGGATCAATACCGACTAAAAAGAACAATAGAAGCAACTGGAAATAAAAGAGATATAATGATTTACTATTTACTTTTTGGAACAGGGATTAGATGCAACGAGTTAGTTTCTATACATATTGATGATCTTCTAATTACCGAGCGTAACGGTAAAAACAATTACAGTTATGTCATGATTCGCAGTGGAAAAGGGAACAAGATGAGAAAAGTGAACTTGAATGCCAAAGTGGTAAATGCCATTAAGGAGTATTTACTAATAAGGCCAAAAGTTCCCTCAAATCAACTTCTGATTGGTCAAAGAGGTCCATTATCTAGGTTAGCGATAAATAAAATCTTGGAAAAGTATAGTAAACAAGCTCAACTTGATTTTATAGTGACACCACATATGGCTAGACATACATTTTGTACAAATATATTGAAAGAAGGAAAGGTGGATCCTAAGACTTTAGCAATATTAACAGGGCATAGCTCAATTGATACACTGTACCGGTTTTACATAAATAGTAATGCTGAGGATAAGCAAAATGCGGTGGACAATCTATATCTTTAA
- a CDS encoding Mu transposase C-terminal domain-containing protein, protein MTEIKRLAVNELLKNNKEPEKIERIIWIDSDYHWIYLMDLKRPTFPYPIEIQEIEFKLQIGELVKVTEDPLTVIVDEDELSKSEKEKRDKAWEVIQSIYITPDIFLPKQRGRLVNKASEKFNISKKTIRNYLKRFWVRGMVKNALLPDYYNCGRNLNRERTFSKKAGRPFNYSSSIKRAPINDEWKRIFKASLEKYYFIRTKPSLKYAYQQMLKEYFSVKEKGKSKLKVLDIEKPIPSFNQFYYWYRKWYEPDYAIHKREGRREFLQNYRAITGSSREDSGGIGTYAIDATIADIYLVSSLDRNSVIGRPVVYLSVDQYSQAIVGVGIGIQNMSGESLRVALANTFGDKVEYCKKTLDMEISSEDWPIQYLPHTILADRGSELISNDLSSIAENLNIRIQNTGSFRPELKAVVEKYFDIVQEHIKPFLPGAVHKDFMKRGGHDYRKKSVLNVKEYSQILVRCILYYNNHHYLQNYPLTKEMIEDKIRPIPIEIFKWGLKRGMGLLRTVSMEFIRSNVYPSTEGLVTPRGILFEGLLYSSTLAMKEGWFSKARIQGNWKVRIHYDPQSMEKIYIRINRNKYDVCTLVEHQYGMFKNANIDEVHDLRKNRKQQKTDFEAEELNSQVKLAQEIEEIVKRAKEESKIESINGSVKKNVKDIRKNRSQERNLKEMKRRTTDGIPKVKRLQEDESYSFDENLQLEMFLKKQKEVLESGND, encoded by the coding sequence ATGACAGAAATAAAGCGGTTGGCAGTTAATGAACTTTTGAAAAATAATAAAGAACCCGAAAAAATTGAACGGATAATTTGGATTGATAGTGATTATCACTGGATTTACCTTATGGATTTGAAAAGACCTACGTTTCCATATCCAATTGAAATCCAGGAAATAGAATTCAAATTACAAATCGGGGAACTTGTAAAAGTAACCGAGGATCCATTGACCGTGATAGTAGATGAAGATGAACTGTCTAAGAGTGAAAAGGAGAAGCGAGATAAAGCATGGGAAGTAATTCAATCTATCTATATTACTCCTGATATATTCCTTCCAAAACAAAGAGGACGATTAGTAAATAAAGCAAGTGAAAAATTCAATATCAGTAAAAAAACAATTCGCAATTATTTAAAACGGTTTTGGGTAAGAGGAATGGTGAAGAATGCTTTGCTGCCAGATTATTATAATTGCGGAAGGAACTTGAATAGAGAACGAACTTTTTCAAAAAAGGCTGGTAGACCATTTAATTATTCTTCATCTATTAAGAGAGCACCGATCAATGATGAATGGAAGAGAATATTTAAAGCATCGTTAGAAAAGTACTACTTTATTCGTACAAAACCATCATTGAAATACGCATATCAACAAATGCTCAAAGAGTATTTTTCTGTAAAAGAAAAAGGGAAATCTAAATTAAAAGTTTTAGATATTGAAAAACCAATTCCTTCATTTAATCAATTTTACTACTGGTATCGAAAATGGTACGAGCCAGATTATGCAATTCATAAAAGAGAAGGGAGAAGGGAATTTTTACAAAACTATCGTGCCATAACTGGTTCTTCAAGGGAAGATTCTGGGGGTATTGGCACATATGCAATAGATGCAACGATTGCTGATATATATTTAGTTTCCTCGCTAGATAGAAATTCAGTCATAGGTCGTCCAGTTGTGTACTTGTCAGTGGATCAGTATTCACAGGCTATAGTCGGTGTTGGTATAGGAATTCAGAATATGTCTGGAGAATCACTCCGAGTGGCATTGGCCAACACTTTTGGGGATAAGGTGGAATATTGTAAAAAGACGCTTGATATGGAAATCTCATCGGAAGATTGGCCAATTCAATATTTACCACATACTATTTTGGCTGACCGAGGTAGTGAATTGATTTCAAATGATTTGAGTAGCATTGCTGAAAACCTAAATATCCGGATACAAAATACCGGATCTTTTCGTCCAGAGTTAAAGGCTGTTGTAGAGAAGTATTTTGACATTGTTCAGGAACACATTAAGCCGTTTCTTCCAGGGGCTGTACATAAAGACTTCATGAAACGAGGCGGACATGATTACCGAAAGAAAAGTGTTTTAAACGTTAAAGAATATTCTCAGATATTGGTCCGTTGTATTTTATATTATAACAACCATCATTATCTACAGAATTATCCACTAACTAAGGAAATGATTGAAGATAAAATTCGTCCAATCCCGATAGAAATTTTTAAATGGGGGCTGAAAAGAGGAATGGGGCTATTGAGAACAGTGTCTATGGAATTTATAAGAAGTAACGTTTATCCAAGCACTGAAGGTCTAGTAACACCAAGAGGCATCCTATTTGAAGGGTTATTATATTCTTCAACATTAGCAATGAAGGAAGGATGGTTTTCCAAAGCACGTATTCAAGGTAATTGGAAAGTCCGTATTCATTATGATCCACAGAGTATGGAAAAAATATATATACGAATTAATCGAAACAAATATGATGTATGTACATTGGTCGAACACCAATATGGGATGTTTAAAAATGCTAACATTGATGAGGTTCATGACTTGAGAAAAAATCGGAAACAACAAAAAACTGACTTTGAAGCTGAGGAACTAAATAGTCAAGTGAAATTAGCACAAGAAATAGAAGAAATTGTTAAGCGGGCAAAAGAAGAATCAAAAATAGAGTCCATAAACGGATCGGTCAAGAAAAATGTAAAAGATATAAGAAAAAACCGCAGTCAGGAACGAAACTTAAAGGAAATGAAGAGACGAACAACTGATGGTATACCTAAAGTTAAACGTTTGCAGGAAGATGAGAGCTATTCATTTGATGAAAACCTGCAGTTGGAAATGTTTCTTAAAAAGCAAAAGGAAGTGTTAGAGAGTGGAAATGATTGA
- a CDS encoding heteromeric transposase endonuclease subunit TnsA has product MIREWNEATIKRFLKEGRGQGTGKDYKPWLQINDISSRSRTTRTFGHTTQRVHHLLSDLQLYYFYLLEFDENVIDIREQFPLLDFHEMDLLIDSDLSRKLFDSKTKVPHIFTTSFFVTKVGNDDDPYYQARIVKISSELEKKSTIERLELQRRYFAKKGIDFGIVTENEINKVLSKNIGWALAAYDIQDYPELTTNFTYLKNDLLLLLMDSNISFQQVFEKIENLYQLSNGLGLVLFKHLVARKDVQMDLTRKIYLTKKPCDYGVQVKEVINDDRNKAVGS; this is encoded by the coding sequence ATGATTCGAGAATGGAATGAAGCAACGATCAAAAGATTTTTAAAAGAAGGAAGAGGTCAAGGAACGGGAAAAGATTATAAGCCGTGGTTACAAATAAATGATATATCTAGTAGATCAAGAACGACAAGAACATTCGGCCATACTACTCAAAGGGTTCATCATTTGCTAAGCGACTTACAGTTGTATTATTTTTATCTTCTTGAATTTGACGAAAATGTCATTGATATACGTGAACAGTTTCCATTGTTGGATTTTCATGAAATGGATCTTTTAATTGATTCAGATTTAAGTAGGAAATTGTTCGATTCAAAAACCAAAGTTCCTCATATTTTTACAACTTCATTTTTTGTTACAAAAGTAGGAAATGACGATGACCCGTATTATCAGGCGAGAATTGTAAAGATTTCCTCAGAGTTGGAAAAAAAGTCAACAATTGAAAGACTGGAGTTGCAAAGAAGATATTTTGCAAAAAAGGGAATTGATTTTGGAATAGTAACAGAAAACGAGATTAATAAAGTGCTTTCTAAAAATATTGGATGGGCTTTAGCTGCGTATGATATTCAGGACTATCCTGAATTGACTACGAACTTTACTTATCTTAAAAATGATCTCTTGCTTTTACTAATGGATTCTAATATCTCATTTCAACAGGTGTTTGAAAAGATAGAAAATTTATATCAGTTATCTAATGGTCTAGGTCTAGTATTATTCAAACATTTGGTTGCAAGAAAAGATGTACAGATGGATTTGACAAGGAAAATTTATTTAACAAAAAAGCCTTGTGATTATGGTGTCCAAGTGAAAGAGGTGATTAATGATGACAGAAATAAAGCGGTTGGCAGTTAA